A region of Bacteroidales bacterium DNA encodes the following proteins:
- a CDS encoding transcription termination/antitermination NusG family protein produces the protein METTRDDGIVITEKGKELATKWYAVYTRPRFEKRVLKGLTDQGIDAYLP, from the coding sequence ATGGAGACCACGCGGGACGATGGTATAGTGATAACGGAGAAAGGTAAAGAACTGGCCACCAAGTGGTACGCTGTTTACACGCGGCCCAGGTTTGAAAAGCGGGTTCTGAAAGGTCTGACCGACCAGGGGATTGATGCCTACCTTCCCC
- the wecB gene encoding UDP-N-acetylglucosamine 2-epimerase (non-hydrolyzing), whose product MKIISVVGARPNFMKIAPFIRAIEKYNAGSGEQVEHVLVHTGQHYDYQMSQTFFDSLGIPPADIHLEVGSGSHAEQVGNTMIAFEKVVMEEQPDWVVVVGDVNATLACSVTAKKLHVKCCHIEAGLRSGDERMPEEINRLVTDRLSDLLLTPDTLSIENLKKEGVEDAKIGFVGNIMIDTLEAQREKAAALKIQDILKENLLLEGTDLPEVEDEHYAVMTLHRPSNVDHKEIFTALVNFLTDEVAFDMPLLWPIHPRARKQLELFGLWEQVVRTPNLVLMQPIGYHDMLRLNMTAKLFLTDSGGLQEECTVLGTPCLTMRWNTERPVTLQEHGGASVLVGNNVERIREEYRKAMVMKRKAVRPELWDGKTAERCLEAIIKAT is encoded by the coding sequence ATGAAAATAATCTCCGTTGTGGGCGCCAGGCCCAACTTTATGAAAATAGCCCCGTTTATCAGGGCCATTGAAAAGTATAATGCAGGTAGCGGCGAGCAGGTGGAACATGTTCTGGTTCATACGGGGCAGCATTATGACTACCAGATGTCGCAGACTTTTTTTGATTCGTTGGGGATACCACCGGCTGATATTCACCTGGAGGTAGGGTCGGGGAGTCATGCCGAACAGGTGGGAAATACCATGATTGCCTTTGAAAAGGTGGTGATGGAAGAGCAACCCGACTGGGTAGTGGTAGTTGGTGATGTGAATGCCACCCTGGCCTGCTCGGTGACTGCTAAAAAGCTGCATGTAAAGTGTTGTCATATTGAGGCGGGACTGCGTTCGGGCGATGAGCGGATGCCCGAGGAGATCAACCGGCTGGTGACCGACCGGCTTTCTGATCTCTTGCTGACTCCCGATACGCTGTCCATTGAGAATCTGAAAAAAGAAGGGGTTGAGGATGCGAAGATTGGATTTGTGGGGAATATTATGATTGATACCCTGGAGGCGCAGAGGGAGAAAGCGGCAGCGCTAAAGATTCAGGATATTCTAAAAGAAAATTTACTTCTTGAGGGCACTGATTTGCCTGAGGTGGAGGATGAGCATTATGCCGTTATGACTCTCCACCGGCCATCCAATGTGGATCATAAAGAAATCTTTACGGCTCTGGTGAATTTCCTCACCGATGAAGTGGCTTTTGATATGCCCTTATTGTGGCCCATCCATCCCCGTGCCCGTAAGCAGCTGGAATTGTTTGGCCTGTGGGAGCAGGTGGTCCGTACCCCCAACCTGGTATTGATGCAGCCCATTGGCTACCACGATATGCTGCGGCTGAATATGACCGCCAAATTGTTTCTGACCGATAGCGGCGGATTGCAGGAGGAGTGCACGGTGCTGGGAACGCCCTGTCTGACCATGCGCTGGAACACCGAAAGGCCGGTGACACTTCAGGAGCATGGTGGCGCCTCAGTGCTTGTTGGAAACAACGTGGAGCGTATCCGGGAAGAGTATCGCAAAGCCATGGTTATGAAACGTAAAGCAGTACGACCCGAGTTATGGGATGGTAAAACGGCTGAACGTTGCCTGGAGGCGATCATCAAAGCTACCTGA